In Camelina sativa cultivar DH55 chromosome 16, Cs, whole genome shotgun sequence, a single window of DNA contains:
- the LOC104750699 gene encoding pheromone-processing carboxypeptidase KEX1-like, whose product MESPRRIHGGAEEKSSCESGWTMYIEDTFHGNHHSEVVYDDDDDDEDDFHVKEVDHDGGDDDDDDDGDDSSNNESDDSMTSDASSWPSSQHPRNTKNHAASTKNSNAKQQQVNHEKENRVRDRFSDQGEESELKARTRTTATSRVKSKSKVNKTK is encoded by the coding sequence ATGGAGTCTCCAAGAAGAATCCATGGAGGTGCTGAGGAGAAGAGTAGCTGTGAGTCAGGATGGACTATGTACATAGAAGACACCTTCCACGGAAACCATCACTCGGAAGTTgtctatgatgatgatgacgatgatgaagatgatttccATGTAAAAGAGGTCGAccatgatggtggtgatgacgacgacgatgatgatggtgatgatagtAGTAACAATGAGAGTGATGACTCAATGACTTCTGATGCATCCTCATGGCCTAGCAGTCAGCATCCAAGAAACACCAAGAATCATGCAGCTTCAACAAAGAATAGTAatgccaaacaacaacaagtcaATCATGAGAAAGAGAACAGAGTTCGTGACAGATTCAGCGACCAAGGTGAGGAATCTGAGCTCAAGGCTAGAACAAGAACCACTGCAACTAGTCGTGTTAAAAGTAAAAGCAAGgtgaacaaaaccaaataa
- the LOC104750698 gene encoding uncharacterized protein LOC104750698 codes for MSELKGICIFFALTLLLSLSVGGSLNTDQKWYAGNHFGYQGGFCLPGLCIGGSGGSRVHFGRDNYGGGYRQALYCKPLTCYGGSCDALHLHLDKGLYESLVSKNAEKLPSTVGFNIPGSSKQNVNRNYEFKEVKEAAMAPQSN; via the coding sequence atgtCAGAACTCAAAGGGATATGTATTTTCTTCGCACTAACACTTTTACTAAGCTTATCAGTTGGAGGATCCCTTAACACAGACCAGAAATGGTATGCTGGAAATCATTTTGGTTACCAGGGCGGGTTTTGTCTTCCCGGTCTGTGCATTGGAGGATCTGGTGGTAGCAGAGTCCACTTCGGCAGGGACAATTACGGTGGTGGATATAGACAGGCCTTGTATTGCAAACCGCTAACATGTTATGGTGGCTCATGTGATGCACTCCATTTACATTTAGACAAGGGACTGTATGAATCTCTCGTAAGCAAGAATGCCGAAAAACTCCCATCAACTGTTGGTTTCAACATCCCAGGGTCCTCCAAACAAAATGTCAACAGAAACTATGAGTTCAAGGAGGTAAAAGAAGCTGCAATGGCACCACAGTCTAACTAG